AGTAGTTCTTACCCTGTGGAGGCAGGCTTTGTTTGTATACCTCCAAAATTTTATTAATGTTTGAGTGAAAATGCAAGGATATTTTAACTACCAGCTTAACTGTCTTAAATTTCCGCTTAAATGTCTTATCTGTCTTAACCGTCCAATTAACAGTCTTAAGTGCTATTGCATTTTCTTCAGAAAACTGAGATGATTTGTGAGTTGAAGTTCTAAGTAACTCAATTTAAAAAAATATACAATGTTAGTAATTGCGCTTTAGCGCTAAAGCATAAGCACCAACCTAAAAGGCTCTAAAATTTAATTTGTTTGAGCTATTTTAATATGTGTTTTCAAGAAAGTAAGTTGATTTCATCAGATAAGCTGTCTTTAAAAAGGATAAAGCTAATGCAGTTAAATGATTATAGTTATAGTCGGCTTCTAGTAAATTCAGATAAAAAAAAATTTACAAGTAGAGAAATAGAAGTTGCTATTCTGTCGAGTTTGACTGTAGATGATTGTGTAGTGATAAAAAGACAAACCCAAAAGCTACAACAGGAATTACTTGCCTATGTAGTTCCATCAGGCTTATTCGCACCAGAACAATTGTTGTCTCACCTGCAAGCAATTCTGCCTAGCGAATTGATACCTACAGCACTCGTACCAGTCTCCACCATACCCCTAACAGATGTAGGGCAGGTAGATGAAGTCTTTTTAGCGAGATCAGAAGTTATTGACTCTGACTTAATGCATTGCGTCGAGGAGCAATTGGAGTCATTATCAGAAATTGAACATGTTGCGGTGGTTGTTGAATCAAGAGTTACAAGTATTCCTCCCGTGCATTTGGAGGATTTGTTAGGTGAGACTCACGTGTTCGCCTCTGAAGATAGCGAGCAACAAGCACAAACAAAAATATCTGGTAAAGTAAAAGTAGAAAATAAAAACATTTTCTCGTCAAAAAAGCTAGCTATTAGTCATGGGGAACCGCTACAACTCCCTCCAGATGCTCCCAAAACTTTAGCAGAAGTACTGCAACGAGCAGCTCAAAATTCAACTAAGGGTATTATCTACATTCAGCCTGATGGCAGCGAGAAACTTCAATCGTATCGGGAATTATGGCAGGAAGCCCAACAGATTTTAGCTGGATTGAGAAAGCTAGGATTAAAATCTCAAAACAAAGTTATTTTTCAACTAGAGGATAATCAAGATTTTATCCGTGCTTTTTGGGGTTGTGTACTAGGGGGCTTTGTTCCAGTGCCAGTATCCATCGCCCCTACCTATGAGCTAGTCAACAGTACCGCAAGCAAATTACAAAATACTTGGCAGATGTTGGGGAAACCCCTTGTACTAACGAGTGCTTCTTTAGCTCCCAAGATAGATGCTTTTTCAAGGCTTTTAAATTTAGAAAACTTTCAAATTGCAACTATTGAGAGCCTGCGTCAGTGCGAAGCGGATTTTCACTGGCATCAAAGTCAGCCAGAAGATTTAGCAATTTTGCTTTTGACGTCTGGAAGCACGGGTAAACCCAAAGCTGTGATGCAGAGTCATGGCAGTCTAATCGGCCATTGTGCTGCTACTGTTGCAATGAACAGTTTTACACAAGAGGATGTCTCTTTAAATTGGTTTCCCCTAGATCATGTTGGGGGAATAATCATGTTCCATCTTCGGGATGTTTATCTAGGTTGCCAGCAAATCCATGCTCCCACAGACTTGGTTTTGCAGAAACCTACAAAATGGCTGGATTGGATTTTCTACTATCGAGCCACGATTACCTGGGCTCCTAATTTCGCTTATGGACTGATCGATGAGCAACTAAAAAAGCTAAAAAGTAGGGCGACTTCCACATGGGAATTATCTTCAATGCGATTTATGCTTAATGGAGGTGAAGCGATCGTCGCGAAAACAGCAAGAAAATTTTTGCAGTTGCTGGAATTTTATCAACTGCCTACTACTGCAATGCACCCAGCATGGGGAATGGCTGAGACATCTTCAGGCGTTACCTATTCTGACAGCTTTCTATTGGATTCAACGACAGACGAGCAAAAATTTGTGGAAGTGGGCACACCTATTGCTGGATTTTCTATGCGAATTGTGGATACCCAAAACCAAGTCGTTGAGGAACAAACAATTGGGCGATTGCAGGTTAAAGGTACTTCCGTGACTTCTGGTTACTATCAGAATCCACAGGCAAACCAAGAAGCTTTTACCCCCGATGGTTGGTTTAATACTGGGGATTTAGGATTTCTTGATGGAGGTCGTTTAACTATTACTGGACGACAGAAAGAGATCATTATCATCAATGGACTCAACTACTACTGTCAAGAAATCGAAGCTGCCGTTGAAGAACTTAAAGATGTAGAGGTTTCTTACACAGCTGCCTGTGCAGTGAGACAACCAGGAATAAATACCGACCAACTTGCTATCTTTTTCAATACTCTTCTTTCTGAGGGTACCAGTTTAGTAACTCTGCTTAAAGAAATTCGCACTTCTGTTGTCAACAGGTTGGGAGTAAATCCAGACTATCTTATTCCAGTAGAGCAAGAAATTATTCCTAAAACTGCTATTGGGAAAATTCAACGCTCCCAATTGAGCCAGCGTTTCAATAAAGGTGAGTTTCAATCAATTATTAAACGAATTGATATATTACTAGGTAACACTAATACCATTCCTGACTGGTTCTACCGTCAAGTATGGAAGCCCAAATATCCCATTACCACTCTTAATTCTTCTTTAACTGTTACTCATTCTACTCTAGTATTTCTAGATTCTTTCGGGTTAGGAACATATTTATGTCAAATATTGTCAGAACATAACCTGCCATACATAACTGTTTCACCCGGAGAAGATTTTCAAAAAATAAATGGCTCGCATTACACAATTACTCCAGGACAAGCCAAGGATTACCAACTTTTAATCGAATCCCTAGCAGCAGCTAATATTCCCATTGGGCAGATTCTTCATTTTTGGACTTATGACCAGTATATTGGCGAAGTTAAAAGCCTTGATGCTCTCGAACAAGCACAAGAACATGGGATATACAGTTTATTATTCCTGGTTCAAGCTTTAGCCAAAGTTCAGGGTTTGGATAATTCTGTTCAATTAATACTTATTTCTTCTCATATCCAATCTATATTCTCAGATGACCCAATAACTTACGAGAAATCAACAGTCTTAGGGCTGCTGAAAACTATTTCTCAAGAACTACCAAAAGTGAACTGTCGGCACATCGATTTGCCTTTTGGAAAAGTTGAAACAAATGCAGCTTGTATCCTACAAGAGATGCAAGTTTTCTCAAAAGAACGCGAAGTAGCCTACAGAAATGGTCAGCGTTTTATTCCTCGTCTAGAGAAAGTTGATTTGACTGACGAACCTAAATCCCCAGTCACCTTCAAGCAAGGAGGAACTTATTTAATCACTGGAGGACTGGGAGGGATAGGTATCCAGATTGCCCAATATCTATTGAAACATTATAAAGCTCGGCTACTGTTGGTCGGCAGAACTCCTTTACCAAATAAAAGTACCTGGAATGCTCATTTAGAGAGGGAAGATGCTCTGACACAACGCCTCCAAGCTTATCAACAACTAGAAAAGCTTGAGGGAGAGATAAT
This genomic interval from Scytonema hofmannii PCC 7110 contains the following:
- a CDS encoding SDR family NAD(P)-dependent oxidoreductase, whose product is MQLNDYSYSRLLVNSDKKKFTSREIEVAILSSLTVDDCVVIKRQTQKLQQELLAYVVPSGLFAPEQLLSHLQAILPSELIPTALVPVSTIPLTDVGQVDEVFLARSEVIDSDLMHCVEEQLESLSEIEHVAVVVESRVTSIPPVHLEDLLGETHVFASEDSEQQAQTKISGKVKVENKNIFSSKKLAISHGEPLQLPPDAPKTLAEVLQRAAQNSTKGIIYIQPDGSEKLQSYRELWQEAQQILAGLRKLGLKSQNKVIFQLEDNQDFIRAFWGCVLGGFVPVPVSIAPTYELVNSTASKLQNTWQMLGKPLVLTSASLAPKIDAFSRLLNLENFQIATIESLRQCEADFHWHQSQPEDLAILLLTSGSTGKPKAVMQSHGSLIGHCAATVAMNSFTQEDVSLNWFPLDHVGGIIMFHLRDVYLGCQQIHAPTDLVLQKPTKWLDWIFYYRATITWAPNFAYGLIDEQLKKLKSRATSTWELSSMRFMLNGGEAIVAKTARKFLQLLEFYQLPTTAMHPAWGMAETSSGVTYSDSFLLDSTTDEQKFVEVGTPIAGFSMRIVDTQNQVVEEQTIGRLQVKGTSVTSGYYQNPQANQEAFTPDGWFNTGDLGFLDGGRLTITGRQKEIIIINGLNYYCQEIEAAVEELKDVEVSYTAACAVRQPGINTDQLAIFFNTLLSEGTSLVTLLKEIRTSVVNRLGVNPDYLIPVEQEIIPKTAIGKIQRSQLSQRFNKGEFQSIIKRIDILLGNTNTIPDWFYRQVWKPKYPITTLNSSLTVTHSTLVFLDSFGLGTYLCQILSEHNLPYITVSPGEDFQKINGSHYTITPGQAKDYQLLIESLAAANIPIGQILHFWTYDQYIGEVKSLDALEQAQEHGIYSLLFLVQALAKVQGLDNSVQLILISSHIQSIFSDDPITYEKSTVLGLLKTISQELPKVNCRHIDLPFGKVETNAACILQEMQVFSKEREVAYRNGQRFIPRLEKVDLTDEPKSPVTFKQGGTYLITGGLGGIGIQIAQYLLKHYKARLLLVGRTPLPNKSTWNAHLEREDALTQRLQAYQQLEKLEGEIIYEAVDICDLKQLQIIVEKTKYRWQKNLDGIIHLAGTFHEQLVLKEQKENLAAVLRPKVLGTWVLHQLVKDSCDTIFINFSSVNGFFGSTAVGAYAAANSFLDRFSHYQNSKSELASYCMSWSMWDETGMSQGYQMKNLTRAKGFYIMSSSQAISSMLASLQHQQGHLFIGLDGSNQNIQRWQSSAFGLQKLTAYFTVSSSEKVVNLPDLQLQDRFGTSFTCNLIPLDEMPFTVSGTIDKNKLIRQFNHQEANANVAPRNEVEKQMAQIWHQVLGIPLLSIHDNFLEMGGNSLLGTQLISRLRDAFSIELSLRDLFASPTVSALASNIQALQIATKDITLIANAQEEYEVGSL